The sequence cctggactgcccaggcatgctgggagttgtagttctgtaacatctgtcccttcagatttagcaattttcatgacatttttgaaaattgctgctctactttgaagccctctaattttttcaaaaagcaaaaatatgtccattttatgatgccaacataaagtggacatattgtatttttcaataaaaataaaatttattgtgaatatccattttccttacaagtagagagcttcaaagttagaaaaatgctaaattttaaaaaatttcatgaaattttgggatttttcaccaaaaaaggatgcaaggaacgcggaaaatttaccaccaaaataaagtagaatatgtcacgaaaaaataatctcagaatcagaatatttggtaaaagcgttttcgcgttattaattgataaagcgacggtggtcagaattgggaaaaagggctcagtccttaaggtgaaaaagggctgcgtccttaaggggttaatggaaagaTATACAGACTTGTGTTTTGAACCCATCCTAATGTTGCCTAAAAACACTGATCAACTTACTATGTGTGAACTCAGTCTAAAGCGGCCATCACGCACCGCGCTTTTTTGGAAAACcatcactgcagtttttaagctaaagtcagaaatggatccaGAAAGAAGGAGAAGTATCAGTTGTTCTtatatatttcccatttctttttaATTCACTTTTGGCTTTTGCCATGTGTATAAATCACACAGAACATTTTTGGAGAAACTACGCTGCAGATTTTTAATGCAGATTTTTGACCCAAAAGGAAGGAAAGCATTCAGCAGGAAGAAAGAGCGTAGGTCCATCCTTTATATTTTTCATACCTTCTGAATCCACTCCTCTTTGaccgaaaaaacaaaaacacaggtGGCTTGGTGTGAAACCACTGTAAAGGTCAGTTAACACCTGCATATTTTCTGTTGCAGATATTCTGTAGCAGATTTTACTACCTAtttaagttaaaggagtactgtagtggaatattacttattccctatccgaagGCTCATGTACGGGGCACCCTGGCATTCTAAAGGAAGAACCGCagaagacacgccccctccatgtatctctatggcagTCGGACcctcacgatctataacttatcccctatccttcagataagtTATATTACACTACAGTATTCCCTTTAATGAGCAACAAAATcggctgcagcaaatctgcagcaaaaaataccTAAGGGTACGCTcatgtgctgcagattttctacacATTGAAGATaaagggtaggaaaatcagcagcagaaaatctgcagcacaatACACATGTAAACGTACCATAAAATAGGCATCTTGCACACAGACTTTGATCTGCCATCTTTAAGTCTTAACTGGAAAAATAAGCTTGAAGGACAAGAAAGCACAGAGACAAACAGATGTAGACAAACAGATGCCGCAGTGAGAGCTTCATGCCTGCATGACCGGCCGAGCTTCTTTAGCTTCCAGTTGAACTCCAGACCCAGAGAATCCTGTCCCTCCCTGTAATACAAATATCAGGATCACTATATCAGACAAGGCTATTACATTATGGTGGGGTTAGGTCTCTGCAGCCAGTAGTCAGACTACACCGAACGATCCTTCCCCTGCCATTTGTAAATCAAtgctaaaggggttatctaatGTAAGgttgttctttattttattttttactttaaagaagatctgtagagtacattttttataatcccctgtgcccgagctgcaaaaaggaacaaaacaaactttaactcaccttccaatGTTCCCCTGTTGCGCCGGTATCGGTTTCCCAGTTTTCCGATGCTGGGCTTCTTCCTGCTACCTGGGCACGGtgactcatactgcgctcagcctattgccagccgcatcgatgtcccgcctcggccggtgataggctcagcgcactgtcatgtaagagcctgggccccgccttctcccagCTGCCCGGCCTCCTTACATgagagtgcgctcagcctatcactagccGAGGagagacatcgctgcggccagcaaTACGCTGAGAGCAGTATGACTCACCATCctcaggaagcaggaagaagcccAGTACCGGAAGACTGGGACACCGATGCCGGCGTAACGGGGGAACGTCGTAagttgagttaaagtttgttttgttacattttgcagcccgggcacaagggattataaaaaatgtacgctacagatctcctttaaagggccCAATCCCCTACTGCTGCAGTTCAAATGGTGCCCAATCCTCTACTGGCTGATCCACAACCAGTGGCTGGTCACTGCCATTAATAAAACTTATTCCCCAAATACCATCCCACATACAGTCACATCAATggaaaatactttttatttttttttatggctttGGAAACATGGGAGATGAAAAAAATACTATGCTGAACCTTTAAACGGGTTTTCCAGTGAAAATGAATCGGCACAGCCATGGCAGCCGGATGTAAACAATGAACGGAGCCAGAAGCCTCAGttctatacagtgtatagtggtgaGACCAGGAGACTATACCGTGtgtctccgaaaataagaccgggtctgatattcattttagtcacaaaaaacacactagggcttattttcagggtagggcttatttatttacggtatggggggctgcagcagtgtggaggatgggaggctgcaggagtgtggaggatggggggctgcaggagtgtggaggatgggggggtagtgttgagcggcataggccatattcgaattcgcgaatattcgcgaatatatggacgaatattcgtcatattcgcgaatattcgtaatattctcgttttattttcgcattcgcgtgtgcgaaaattaacatatgctaaaatttgcatatacaaaaattagcataaacaaaaattcgcatatgtgaaaattagcatatgttaattttcgcatatgcgaaaattcgcacaccagtctcacacagtagtattagagccttcttacaccacacaagctggaagcagagagggataatcactgtgatgtgtactgtgaaaaagaaaaaaactaatattcgtaacgaatatatagcgctttattcgcgaattcgcgaataagcgatattcgcgaataaaattcgaattgcgaatattcgcgagcaacactaatggggggctgcaggagtgtgaaggatggggggctgcaggagtgtgaaggatggggggctgcaggagtgtgaaggatggggggctgcaggagtgtgaaggatgggggggctgcaggagtgtgaaggatgggggggctgcaggagtgtgaaggatggggggcatcctccacactcatgcagccccccatactccttcagccccccatcctccccttcccctgtcgtcctccacactcctaccgtaccctacagcagtgtttcccaaccaatgtcctccagctgttgcaaaactacaactcccagcatgcccggacagcctttggctgtccgggcatgctgggagttgtagttttgcaacagctggaggcacactggttgggaaacactgccctacagtgccccccacccctctgccataataaacttggGTACCGGGACTCATTTCACTTTTCTTACCGTACGGTACCCTCCTGCGAGATCTTTTCCTGTTGCTTAGCAGCAGATTACCCCTgaactaggtcttattttcgggggaagggcttatattgcagccctacccccataatcctgctaggtcttattttcggggtagggtttattttcggggaaacacggtagctCTGCTCCAATTCACTTTAACGGTAGGTGAGTTGTCGTGTCCTGACACCAACATTATACAATGTATGGAGCCTGGGCTTTCGGTTTCATATAATAGATTACTTTTGGACGCCACGAGGGTGCCGAATGTTGGCATCCTGCCGATCAGCTACTGATGGCCGACCATGTGGATGGGCCAATCATTATTTTCTCCCGCAAAACCCTTCTAAGACTTTAAAGGGGATGGCAGAGATCATAATACATACCCTCTGCAACACGATGATGTCCTTCTCAGTCAGCTTATCCCCACTGACTGGATCCGTCATATCTTTTTTGATGAGCTTTTCAACACATTCCAGggtgaccaccgctcctctgaaGAACAGAACATAAGAAGGTGAAGTTATTAATACAGAGGAAAATTATGTTTGACAATGGTCACCAATCCAATGTCAATTGTCTGCCTgcgattaatataaaaaaaaatatataatataatatatatacacacacatatatattatatatatatataattatataataattaaatatatataagaaccagatacaggcgcagaaCTCCAacaaaaaaagtgatttaatgtctcgtgtcagcattacaacgtttcagctactcctggagcctttttcaaggatGCTTgaaaaaaaggctccaggaggagctgaaacgttgtaatgctgacacgagacattaaatcacttttttgttggagttctgcgcctgtatctggttcttatcttggatggactctgatctggtcctttgggacgctggcaccaattctctggttggactggataagtagtgctgctttatttcgggattatatatatatatatatatatatatatatatatttatttatttattttttattcattcataatatatttatttattttttattcatattataaatatatatttttctttcattttattcattcatattatatatttttttttcattttattcattcataatatatatatatatatatatatatatatatatatatatatatatatatatatatatataaaaaaaattttattttattaattcatattatatttttttaaattatataatataattatatatctcacccacattctatgcagcacccacattctacgtggggctgcgtctccagtttcgggaaAGTTTGGAGACGTGATGTcgcgccacgctccctccattcatgtctatgggagacatgtctcccatagacatgaatggagggagtgtgaCACGACGTCAAGAgaaggtgtggtgtgacgtcatgtctcctgtcctggaaacaaagagctttccgagactggagactcaGCCCTgcgtagaatgtgggtgctgctctTTGGCCAGATAACACCTTTAAAAAGGACCTAACTGGCCATAACCCCAACCTCAAGCCATAGCAGTAAAATGTTCAACATCAAATGAATGTAATGTTCACATACTACTGCCTATGGAGAGTATATCCCAACCAGCCATAACATTATAACCAGTGACATAAACAACATTATCTGGTAACAATGATGTAGCTTACAATGGTGGAATATAACAGGTAGAAAGTGAACAGTCAGTTCCTGAGGTTGATGTGTTGGCGGCAGAAAAACAAAATCTACAAAAGATAAACCCTACCACTTATCTCAAAGACACAGTGCATGAACTCCAATGGGAGACATTGTTACTAACAGTAAGTCCCATCAGGTAAGTATAAGTTCCCAACACGTTTCTATCATGATAACTGGCGTCATCAGGGGAGAGCATTTATTCATAAGGagactgtatatagtgtaataaTTCATTAAAACCAGTGAAATAAACAACATAATCTAATAACAATTATGTATCTTACAATGGTGGAATATAACAGGCAGCGAGTGAACAGTCAGTTCCTGAGGTGGATGTGTTggtagcaaaataaaaaaaaattaaaaattgggcAAGTTTAAGGATCAAGAGATTTTGACAAGGGCCAAATTGTGATATTTAGGCAACTGGGTCAGAGCATCCCCAAAATTTCAGGTCATGTGGGATGCCCCTGGTATACAGTGGTTAGTGCCTGCCAAAAGTGTTCCAGGGAAGGAAAACTGATGACCAGCAACAGGGTCCCAGGCACCCAAGGCCCATTGAGGTGTATGGGGAGTGGAGGAGAGTTTGTTTTGTCCGATTCAGCTACTGTACCATAAATTGTTGAAAGTTACTGCTGGCTAAGATAAAAAGGAGTCAGGTCTCACAGAGCATTGCAGCTAGCTGTGTATGGGGCTGCCAAACCTTTGACCAGTCAGTGAACAAAGACTTGTAAAAGTAGCAAGTAAAATTCCTACAAGTGGAATATCACTCCCagctcataaataaataaaaatttttacccaaGGACGAAAATTATGGTGTACAGTGGGGAGGTGCCTACTACGTAACTTTTATTGgtgtgttattaaaaaaaaacaccaacttgTGCTCCAGTGAAACCCAATTCCACTTAAAATTAATCAGGTGGGGAATCTACAAAAGATAAACCCTACCACTAATCTCAAAGACGCAGTAACAATGCCTCCCATCAGGTAAGTAAAAGTTCCAAACGTGTTTCTACAGTAATAACTGGTGTCATCAGGGGAGATCATATTATTCATAAGGAAACTGAATATAGTGTAATAATTCACAAAACATAACCTAGGGCTGTTGAAGTATCATCACAGCCCCTTATTCAGTATTGGTAAATTGAGCACATAATACTTATACTGATGTATATTCACATCACAGGGGAGCGTAATGTGCGTCCGGGATACCTGTAAATTAATCATTTTCATCCTTAGCTAAATTTTTCGACCAGTCAGAGAACCCATGCGGACCACTGTCCAGCTAAAATAGGGCCTATGAGCAtcaaaattggacaatggaaaaagaaagaaagcctAGCCTTTTGGATGGCTGGGAGCATGTACCGTATTTTcaggcgtataagatgacccccaacttttacagttaaaatagagAGTTTGGTATATACTAgatgtataagactacccctcaaccgcgatgtacggtaccttaccattgttcccccaaactaggtaggcaatatagttcccccacattaggttttaagcatagttcccccacattaggctggcagtatagttcccccacattaggctggcagcatagttccccaacattaggttgtcagcatagttccccaacattaggttgtcagcatagttcccccacattaggttgtcagcatagttcccccacattaggttggcagcatagttcccccacattaggttggcagcatagttcccccacattaggttggcagcatagttcccccacattaggttggcagtatagttcccccacattaggttggcagtatagttcccccacattaggttggcagtatagttcccccacattaggttggcagcatagttccccaacattaggttggcagcatagttcccccacattaggttgtcagcatagttcccccacattaggttggcagcatagttccccaacattaggttgtcagcatagttcccccacattaggtaggcagtggcccccacagagatacagccttcagccatttacagtgtatggctgggggctgtatgcctgtgtactgccccacttcagtattcagtccaccgcttctccggtcaggggtcacgatctactcctatagcctataggccatagcagtaggtcccaggaccagaggagcggtggtcagcacaccgaagatgatgtgctggtaacttaccatgcgcgcgacCTTGCTGCTCCGCTCTGCCGTTTCTATGGGCGCACACACAGGATGTCAGTAACTTCCCTGCTTGCACTACCTCCCgatggcccctgcgtttttaaggttaacgcggggccgcagaaaggtaaccgggacatccttgtgtcccgaatgtgatgggggggaaaTTAATCTCGGCCGGGATgcccggggtatggataatccatacccCAGGCATCCCAGCCGACTGCAgaacccggcgtataagacgacccccgacttttgagaacattttatcTGGTTTAAATGTCttcttatatgccggaaaatacggtacattaCTTACCTATGAAAGAAATGGCAACAAGTTGCAGTATGAAAAAAAAGACAAGCTGGCAGAGGCAATGTGATGCAAGACAGTGGCCTctatcagcaggataatgcaccaccATCAACCTCCAAATTCTCCAGTTCTCAATCATTTGTGAGATGTGCAGGAAAGACAAGTCCAAGCCATAGAGGCCGCACCTTACAATTTACAAGACACACAGGATCTGCTGCTATTGCTTTGGTACTAGACAACACAAAGATCATGCGAAGTCCACACCTCAACGGGTTTCAGCGGTTTTGGTGGCACAAGGGGAATCTACACAATTTTACACTTGGGgtataatgttatggctgatcagtgttcATACAGATATATACCACATTGTCACTACCATTTTTAACCACCAGGTGTCAGCATAAATCTACAGCTGATCCATAGATCAAGTCGCGCATGTTCTGGAATacgggagaagaaaaaaaaaaaatgagatgtCTAGACTGGAGACGAAAAAGGATGTCCGCATCACTTGTGGAGAGAGAAATACAAATCAGCATGGCAGACAACAATATACGCATGCAGCACACAGACTACATAGGAGGAAACAGCCAATCGGTTCAGCATGCCTGTGTTTGGTCATATtattatcaatttaaaaaaaaaatcataaaaaaaaaaacaattaaacagTTACTAAAGATGAGCACACATGTCTAAAGTATGcttatagaacagtgttttccaaccagagtgcctccagctgttgcaaaactacaaagcccagcatgcccggacagccttcggctgtccgggcatgctgggcgttgtagttttgcaacagctggaggcacttaggttggaaaacactgttctatagaATGTGAAAGGGGCCAGTGAACAGGTCGGAGCATCAATATACAACTCATCAGGATGCAGGTTAGTTTTATAGTGTGTTTTGAACTAGATAGAACTGACTTTATATATGAAATAGAAAATTACTTACGAGGGCCGCAGGACCGCACAAGGTACAGAGTTTCCCAGCATGTCTCGAGTCACCGCGCACACGTATCGGTCCTGGCGATTTATCAGGCCCACGCGATCCACCTTGTCATCTACCAGAGTAAACTTCACAGAGACCAAGTCTTTCATCTTCAGGGATCTCCCGCTCATGGGGCAGTACACGGTCTTGTCCTGTATTATACAGAGAACCACATTCTCAATGAATGGTCATTCAAAACGCATAAGTATTAAAATACATagaagcagctgtgctggaattaaaggagtagtccagtgctgaaaaacttatcccctatcctaaggataggggataagtttcagatcgcggggggtccgaccgctgggagtccaatctcctgtatggggcccccccCAACAgctcgcgggaagggggcgtgttgaccaccgcacaaagcggcggctgacacgccccctcaatacaactctatggcagagccggagcgctgccttcggcaatctccggctctgccatggcCAGGTAGCGGGTGTGGATGCGTCGTGCGGTGGAAGACACCCGCTActtggccagcgagccgggaccCTGTACAGGATATCGCGGGGGGcctcagcggttggaccccccccgcgatctgaaacttatcccctatccttaggataggggatacgttttttcagcactggactactcctttaaacaaatggcgctgtatgactagtgatggCAAGTGTGCATAaaatgggcagaaaaatgcagaacCTTGTCAGATTTAAAAAGGAGTTTCCTGGACTATAATTCTGATGCCCtaaccttaggctgcattcacaccacgtttttgcaatactgttcctgtataaggtttttgatgaaaaacggattcctcaaaaccggactaaaatcaaaaacgtgtgtacaaatttcaacccgtatacggttaaaaaacgtACATggtttgaaaaacaaaaaaacggatgcaaccggacatcaaaaaaaaaataaaaaattatacgtttttaacttttcactccattttgaataaagtttcacttgtttgattgaaattccaagaaaaataactgtgcaaagtcaaaaaccatatgaaaCTGTATGCACATACCGTTCTGTACGGTTCacgttgactcccatgttaaaaaaaataacctatatggtttaatacggtttttaacccggGCCAAAAAACTTGGTAGTCTTACGGTTTTGGGTGCGGGTAAaagaaaacggacaaaaccgtataagacgcaaaaaggactaaaccggatgatgtgtttgacatacggtttacaatgttaagttaatgcatacggttttctatacggttctgtatggtttttaccttgaaactgtatacgggaactaaatagcaaaaacgtggtgtgcatgcagccttagAGAAAAAGTCATCAatatcagattgcgggggtctgagaCTTAGAACCTCACCGATTAAAGGGGCCGGAGCACTAGTCCCCTTCAATGTGTTCAAAGCACAAGTAAGAGGTCCCTTTATCAGCTGATCAGGGTGTCAGTCCTGAATACATGTTATCAATATTCtattccttaaatgggcactgtcattgaaaatttttttgctaatgcactctttatggtaaataaaataaaaaaaaatatctttctaatgtactttgtattaaatatgaataaataaataaaaaatgaagttttctatgttttgtgtttaaaaaagctgccactaggtgtccagAGCCCATTTcctcctatctcttgcacagactttgtacCCCTGCTGGCATtgaagaagtccaaaatcaggaaatgcaatctggagtgctgaggggtttgtgtgtgcagccttatccaatcatagctcatctcacacactgaactgctctgggctgtgtgtagcagagtgagggaggaagttctcccctgtatggcttcagatgatgtcacacctgctggggaacgccactTCCCAGTCTCTGAATCTGActtagactgagcagaaaatacagagcaatatcaaggtagaaaataaaaaaatatataaaaaaataaaggcagggggtggtttatcatgatggggcagtgaactgggaggattataacatttaacaagatcatgagagttaTTCTTTAAAAACTTCTTTAACCCTgtgtcagatgttgcagaatagCAGCAGATTTGTAGTGCAGATTCAACTGGTCATGAAATAGTTAAATGTGTTTTCCCACCAAATCCATTTAAttacttatccacaggataaatgTTTGATAAACGTTTTATCACTGGGGAATTTCAATATGGCGAGGGAGACTCACCGGCTTCTTCACGAGTGTTGACTTTGCCTCTGGCGTCAGTGATGGGATCCAGAAGCTGGGAAGCTGCTTATTCTTCTCCTCACCGTTCTGCTGACTACTGCTGCCGGCCTCCTCTGCTGCCTCGCTGCTCTCTATATGCATAAGAAATACAACTAGTAGTAGGGAGAACAGTAGACCTGACCCCATTCAGATATGTAATGTACCATGTAGGGTGCTCCGTTTTTCTTGTATTCCTTGTTGGTTTTGCTTGGCTATTTGTTAATgggattactttttattcaagaCTTTGTTCCCCTCTCTGTCTCTTAGT is a genomic window of Hyla sarda isolate aHylSar1 chromosome 10, aHylSar1.hap1, whole genome shotgun sequence containing:
- the NOSIP gene encoding nitric oxide synthase-interacting protein → MTRHGKNCTAGAVYTYYEKRKDTAASGYGTQTVRLSKDAVKDFDCCCLSLQPCKDPVVTPDGYIFEKEAILEYILHQKKEIARQMKAYEKQKNEKKTEMEELNKAAKESKMKAFLNKEMSIISKPLNPFTRKAESSEAAEEAGSSSQQNGEEKNKQLPSFWIPSLTPEAKSTLVKKPDKTVYCPMSGRSLKMKDLVSVKFTLVDDKVDRVGLINRQDRYVCAVTRDMLGNSVPCAVLRPSGAVVTLECVEKLIKKDMTDPVSGDKLTEKDIIVLQRGGTGFSGSGVQLEAKEARPVMQA